A region from the Bacteroidales bacterium genome encodes:
- a CDS encoding TonB-dependent receptor → MKKLYLSAILIQFIIVNVFSQLSFFPDTLSKEICINDTIKTEAINKLPFRDINKFSLLSSGVYELMPGIYMSNGNFLSEYCYIDGIKIRNVNNFPVSAISTYKLNNSNLSVRYGNTYGDAIIINTNNNSNKAWIKSDINTSLLNNGYKNIEAEIETNIPINKFIFKGITNSPILYLSGRFHKTNDYSLSYIDIPQVNDETFSQLREMPLALYPDISLTYPIAEELTNDNINFYSYKKNAGGNSINVYGKLIIPVGNKINITFGNYTQMGTKKMFIFENVLLNFHNNPEVIIRNIDNYVKLSHKIFTNSNSELSYNLSLAHSTYYKKQQSPVHKDNFFNYGYIGRFITTKIKSYEYNIDTVSGMTGWIHNGYADIQYMLDNTFPYGKPNPMVSKYTEKYYELFSDNPLMYMNSVMVINGGGLLNGDNPSSVYNLWNNIGHQNDLYGIDDNQFINGDFEVNYKIKNHNIKFGYQYEKEIYRYYRINPVELWTLARGLTNSHILELDLANPYLVYNNGDFLYSVDNPDGIFLDSVYYKRLYQENIQTLFDINLRKHFGLPLDGTEWIDFDSYAPGDLSIEYFSADDLLNRGNSFVYYAGYNAYGEKNSNSSSFSDFFNIVDNENGFKTRAVDAFQPVCQSAYMQYEFNHKFFDFTAGLRIERYDAKQKVLKDEYIFFDSYTAGDNDPNGIIQNTNIPDVIGDDYVVYVNSLTDPTKINGYRNGRTWYDASGNVIYDPSLIYASGLIAPYLKSPGENPGDASFLSAFEDYKPENKLLPHIKLEIKPISILKVFGSYNSYTKNPSRFYSQLIPMDYLFIRQNAGKIINNPNLKPERTNKWNAGFRLFDNRCFFQAQYSNITQKDLMFLETFWGAYPVSYYSFDNNGEKTLQTINLNAGFFYFLNILSLQTNYTFYFFEDFYNYQALPKYMFNNNLIIDFTNFKTSNNKLNKTFNGFSIGIFEHFRKGFNYTKTDIITGYIQGFMFGEQMPSIHYFDLKINKNIEFSCIKARLNLYLIVQNVFNKMNVYNVYSNTGKPDDDGYLVNPQNQLYINSKNNPQAFRDLYSLKLNNPYFYGMPRIFKAGIVLNY, encoded by the coding sequence ATGAAAAAGTTATACCTTTCAGCTATATTAATACAATTTATAATTGTAAATGTTTTTAGCCAATTAAGTTTTTTCCCGGATACTTTATCAAAAGAAATCTGTATTAATGATACAATTAAAACTGAAGCAATTAATAAATTACCTTTTCGGGATATTAATAAATTTTCATTATTAAGTTCAGGGGTTTATGAATTAATGCCCGGTATATATATGAGTAATGGTAATTTTTTATCTGAGTATTGTTATATTGATGGAATAAAAATAAGGAATGTAAATAATTTTCCTGTATCAGCAATTAGTACATATAAACTTAATAATTCAAATTTATCGGTAAGATATGGTAACACTTATGGTGATGCTATAATAATAAATACAAATAATAATTCTAATAAAGCATGGATAAAATCTGATATAAACACAAGTTTACTTAATAACGGATATAAAAATATTGAAGCGGAAATAGAAACAAATATTCCAATTAATAAGTTCATATTTAAAGGAATAACAAATTCTCCAATTTTATATTTATCAGGTAGATTTCACAAAACAAACGATTATTCATTAAGCTATATTGATATTCCGCAAGTTAATGACGAAACTTTTTCACAACTCAGAGAAATGCCATTAGCCTTATATCCAGACATTTCGCTTACATATCCTATAGCTGAGGAATTAACTAATGATAATATTAATTTCTATAGTTATAAGAAAAATGCAGGCGGAAATTCAATTAATGTTTACGGAAAACTAATAATTCCTGTAGGCAATAAAATAAATATTACTTTTGGAAATTATACCCAAATGGGTACTAAAAAGATGTTTATTTTCGAAAATGTTTTACTTAATTTTCATAATAATCCCGAAGTAATTATTCGTAATATTGATAATTATGTTAAATTATCGCATAAAATTTTTACTAATTCCAATAGTGAATTGTCGTATAATTTATCTCTAGCACATTCAACATATTACAAAAAACAGCAAAGCCCTGTTCATAAGGATAATTTTTTTAATTATGGTTACATAGGACGATTTATAACTACAAAAATAAAATCATACGAATATAATATTGATACCGTTTCAGGCATGACAGGATGGATACATAATGGTTATGCTGATATTCAGTATATGCTTGATAATACTTTCCCTTATGGCAAACCAAATCCCATGGTTTCAAAATATACCGAAAAATACTATGAATTGTTCAGTGATAATCCTTTAATGTATATGAATTCTGTTATGGTTATCAATGGCGGGGGATTATTAAATGGTGATAATCCAAGTTCCGTATATAATTTGTGGAACAATATAGGACATCAAAACGATTTGTATGGTATTGATGATAATCAGTTTATTAATGGAGATTTTGAAGTAAATTATAAAATAAAAAATCATAATATTAAATTTGGGTATCAATACGAAAAAGAAATTTACAGATATTACAGAATTAATCCTGTGGAATTATGGACGCTTGCAAGAGGTCTTACAAATAGTCATATATTAGAATTAGACCTTGCTAATCCATATTTGGTTTATAATAATGGGGATTTTTTATACAGTGTAGATAATCCCGACGGAATATTTTTAGATTCAGTTTATTATAAAAGGTTATATCAAGAAAATATTCAGACATTGTTTGATATTAATCTCCGAAAACATTTCGGATTACCATTAGATGGTACAGAATGGATAGATTTTGATAGTTATGCTCCAGGCGATCTTTCAATAGAATATTTTAGTGCTGATGACCTATTAAATCGGGGAAATTCTTTTGTATATTATGCAGGTTATAATGCTTATGGTGAAAAAAACAGCAATAGTTCAAGTTTTTCAGATTTTTTTAATATCGTTGATAACGAAAATGGATTTAAGACTCGTGCTGTAGATGCTTTTCAGCCGGTTTGTCAATCAGCTTATATGCAATACGAATTTAATCATAAGTTTTTTGATTTTACAGCAGGTTTGCGAATCGAAAGATATGATGCTAAGCAAAAAGTACTTAAAGATGAATATATTTTCTTTGACTCATATACAGCTGGAGATAATGACCCGAATGGAATTATTCAAAACACCAATATACCGGATGTAATAGGAGACGATTATGTTGTTTATGTAAATAGCCTTACTGACCCGACTAAGATTAACGGATATCGTAATGGCAGAACATGGTATGACGCAAGCGGAAATGTTATTTATGATCCGTCTTTGATTTATGCTTCGGGATTAATTGCCCCATACTTAAAAAGTCCGGGGGAAAATCCAGGCGATGCTTCGTTTTTAAGTGCTTTTGAAGATTACAAGCCTGAAAATAAGTTATTACCACATATTAAACTTGAAATTAAACCAATTTCAATCTTAAAGGTTTTCGGTTCATATAATTCATATACTAAGAATCCTTCACGTTTTTATAGCCAGTTAATCCCAATGGATTATTTATTTATAAGACAGAATGCAGGTAAAATTATTAATAATCCGAACTTAAAACCTGAACGAACTAATAAATGGAATGCAGGATTTAGGTTATTTGACAATAGATGTTTTTTTCAGGCACAATATTCAAATATTACCCAAAAAGATTTAATGTTTTTAGAAACTTTTTGGGGAGCATATCCCGTAAGTTATTATTCTTTCGATAATAACGGCGAGAAAACATTACAAACAATTAATTTGAATGCCGGATTTTTTTACTTTCTTAATATATTAAGCTTACAAACCAATTATACATTTTATTTTTTTGAAGATTTTTATAATTATCAAGCATTGCCTAAGTATATGTTTAATAATAATTTAATTATAGATTTCACAAATTTTAAAACATCAAATAATAAATTAAATAAAACATTTAATGGTTTTTCAATTGGAATTTTTGAGCATTTTCGTAAAGGATTCAATTATACTAAAACAGATATAATAACAGGATATATCCAAGGATTTATGTTTGGAGAACAAATGCCATCAATTCACTATTTTGATTTAAAAATTAATAAAAATATAGAGTTTTCGTGTATAAAAGCAAGGCTAAATTTATATTTAATTGTGCAGAATGTATTTAATAAAATGAATGTTTACAATGTTTATTCTAATACAGGTAAACCGGATGATGATGGATATTTGGTAAATCCTCAAAATCAGTTATATATAAATAGTAAAAATAATCCACAAGCTTTTCGGGATTTATACAGCTTGAAATTAAATAATCCATATTTTTATGGAATGCCAAGAATATTTAAAGCAGGAATAGTATTGAATTATTAA
- a CDS encoding T9SS type A sorting domain-containing protein yields MKNIILTIKLILLLVFAGISNVLFAADLINEGFEGSTSFPAGWTDNSAYVQNNVANAHGGTYYAGMNLTDDWIRTPQVTNPGTLTFWARTSSDPDNWVVKVQTSPDGSIWTDRLTLTEDGAGGDITDTYAQFSVDINLGGDYYIRWYMVSRSLGSFYMDDVVLTDGTENIFTLETMYNGTGGTSGDAISTHESNDRFENDALTMSGTGDMRTTSPSSGYTDASGTWNVMLDNNTEYFQIEGINTSNYANIELAFGLKEASSTVASGDFKVEVSSDGTNWTGLTITFSGDTDWDWITPSGTIPSTSNLRIKFTNTHSTTWDFRIDDVKLTGVDEDVDDLSNFNATSAGQTQIDLSWTKNGNSDDVLIVYDFDNTFTDPVDGTTYTVSSSALGGTVIYNGSGTSYNHTSLAEGTDYYYKAWSVHGSAGSEKYSPGVTDDALPLKIPGPNDVIINEYNDDGGSSSTINGIDMGNEWIELYVVDGPVNLRNWYITDEEWTTLPTINEGALQIKDNTDFRNIKTGTYILLVDGTGTDDTDGSDKLITLYSGNSNLTKTNSFALSNSDDGIALVKDDDSSPGEKDSGETAIDYVSWGAERDVPTGLTWVTAISGTEDEDSYFSNTTNYNNDAAANWTTDAENPDTDRTPLAPNPGQGLSAEDTKTVSSTGTYQFNGQNTGIEMVVNSITGSGDITVKRFSSHPGYRSGVSESTISQYRWFFSKDATITAINVDIKFILNDIPNYGIDENANDIILYKRANQGNGSFASEGTLTYNNNSTSGNLSDDWMSISGITDFSEFIFATNGTSTLPVELIDFHAKINGIVVDLFWSTASEINNDYFTMEHSKDAVNFEIIGIYKGSGNSDVYNNYSGKDYFPYPDISYYRLKQTDFNGKYKYSEVIHINNFISKTDFNINNFYIDLSGNLRFSLTNSHQGSILIVITDILGKRIYNKLINKNLKDHNINFDSDKLPSGIYCISFFDEKNVFSKKINLIHY; encoded by the coding sequence ATGAAAAATATTATTTTAACAATAAAATTAATATTACTGCTTGTATTTGCCGGAATAAGTAATGTTTTATTTGCAGCAGACCTAATAAATGAAGGTTTTGAAGGCAGCACCTCTTTTCCTGCCGGATGGACAGATAATTCAGCTTACGTTCAAAATAATGTAGCGAATGCACATGGAGGAACTTATTATGCAGGTATGAATTTAACAGACGATTGGATAAGAACACCGCAAGTTACAAATCCAGGAACTTTAACTTTTTGGGCAAGAACTTCTTCTGATCCTGATAATTGGGTTGTTAAAGTACAAACTTCTCCGGATGGCTCTATATGGACAGACAGGCTTACTCTGACTGAAGATGGAGCAGGTGGTGATATTACAGATACTTATGCCCAATTTTCTGTTGACATAAATCTTGGAGGCGATTATTATATTCGTTGGTATATGGTATCAAGGTCATTAGGTAGTTTTTACATGGATGATGTTGTTTTAACTGATGGTACTGAAAATATCTTTACTTTAGAAACCATGTATAATGGTACAGGTGGAACATCAGGAGATGCAATTTCAACTCATGAATCAAACGATCGTTTTGAAAACGATGCTTTAACTATGAGTGGTACAGGAGATATGAGGACTACAAGTCCCTCATCTGGCTATACTGATGCATCGGGAACATGGAATGTTATGCTTGATAATAATACAGAATATTTTCAAATCGAAGGTATTAATACAAGTAATTATGCAAATATTGAATTAGCATTTGGACTGAAAGAAGCTTCTTCCACTGTTGCATCAGGTGATTTTAAAGTTGAAGTTTCTTCTGACGGTACTAATTGGACAGGTTTAACAATTACTTTTTCTGGAGATACAGACTGGGATTGGATAACTCCTTCCGGTACAATTCCTTCTACCTCTAATTTACGTATAAAATTTACAAATACTCATTCAACTACATGGGATTTTAGAATTGATGATGTAAAACTTACAGGAGTTGACGAAGATGTTGATGATCTGTCTAATTTTAATGCAACTTCAGCAGGTCAAACACAAATAGACTTATCATGGACAAAAAACGGTAATTCTGATGATGTTTTAATTGTTTATGATTTTGATAATACATTTACCGACCCTGTTGATGGCACAACATATACAGTTAGCAGTTCTGCTCTTGGCGGCACAGTAATTTACAATGGCAGTGGAACATCATATAATCACACTTCTCTGGCTGAAGGAACAGATTATTATTACAAAGCATGGTCTGTTCACGGAAGTGCAGGGAGCGAAAAATATTCTCCGGGTGTTACTGATGATGCTCTTCCGTTAAAAATACCTGGACCTAATGATGTAATAATTAATGAATATAATGATGATGGCGGTTCTTCAAGTACAATAAATGGAATTGATATGGGTAACGAATGGATTGAATTATATGTTGTTGACGGCCCCGTTAACTTAAGAAACTGGTATATAACTGATGAAGAATGGACAACTCTTCCAACAATAAATGAAGGAGCATTACAAATTAAAGATAACACTGATTTTAGAAATATTAAAACCGGAACTTATATATTATTGGTTGATGGTACAGGAACTGATGATACAGATGGAAGTGATAAATTAATAACATTATATTCAGGAAATAGTAATCTTACCAAAACAAATAGCTTTGCACTAAGTAATTCTGATGATGGTATTGCTCTTGTAAAAGATGATGATAGCTCTCCCGGAGAAAAAGATTCAGGTGAAACAGCAATTGATTACGTAAGTTGGGGAGCAGAAAGAGATGTTCCAACTGGTTTAACCTGGGTTACAGCTATTAGTGGAACCGAAGATGAAGATTCATATTTTTCAAATACTACAAATTATAATAATGATGCAGCAGCAAACTGGACAACTGATGCTGAAAATCCTGATACTGACAGAACACCTCTCGCTCCAAATCCAGGACAAGGTTTATCTGCTGAGGACACTAAAACTGTAAGTTCTACAGGCACTTATCAATTCAACGGACAAAATACAGGAATAGAAATGGTAGTTAATAGTATTACAGGTTCAGGGGATATTACTGTAAAACGATTCTCAAGTCATCCAGGCTATCGTAGTGGTGTTTCAGAATCTACAATTAGTCAATATCGTTGGTTTTTTTCAAAAGATGCAACGATAACTGCAATTAATGTTGACATAAAATTTATTTTAAATGATATTCCTAATTACGGAATTGACGAAAATGCTAATGATATTATTTTATACAAACGAGCAAATCAAGGTAATGGTTCCTTTGCTTCAGAGGGAACCCTTACATATAACAACAACAGTACTTCTGGTAATTTGAGTGATGACTGGATGTCAATAAGTGGAATAACTGATTTCAGTGAATTTATTTTTGCAACAAATGGAACAAGCACATTGCCAGTTGAATTAATTGATTTTCATGCTAAAATTAATGGAATAGTTGTTGATTTATTCTGGTCAACTGCCTCTGAAATAAACAATGATTATTTTACCATGGAACATTCAAAAGATGCAGTAAATTTCGAAATCATAGGAATATACAAAGGGTCTGGTAATTCAGATGTTTACAATAATTATTCGGGCAAAGATTATTTTCCATATCCTGATATTTCATATTACCGCCTGAAACAAACCGATTTTAATGGTAAATATAAATATAGCGAGGTAATTCATATTAATAATTTTATTAGCAAAACCGATTTTAATATAAATAATTTTTATATTGATTTATCTGGAAATTTGCGATTTTCACTTACTAATTCACATCAGGGTTCAATATTAATAGTTATAACTGATATTCTTGGTAAAAGGATTTATAATAAATTAATCAATAAAAATTTGAAAGATCATAATATTAATTTTGACTCTGACAAATTACCTTCCGGAATATATTGTATATCATTTTTTGATGAAAAAAATGTATTTAGTAAAAAAATCAACTTGATTCATTATTAA
- the scpA gene encoding methylmalonyl-CoA mutase, producing MRPDFKNIDYRTHINSKLSAKEWEEKNNIKENWNTPEQIAVKNVFTKDDLLGMEHLDYAAGIPPYLRGPYSSMYVMRPWTIRQYAGFSTAEESNAFYRRNLAAGQKGLSIAFDLPTHRGYDSDHERVVGDVGKAGVAIDSILDMKILFDQIPLDKMSVSMTMNGAVLPIMAFYILAGLEQGVKLEQLNGTIQNDVLKEFMVRNTYIYPPGFSMKIIADIFKFTSKKMPKFNSISISGYHMQEAGATADIELAYTLADGLEYLRTGVNAGLDIDIFAPRLSFFWAIGMNHFMEIAKMRAARLLWAKIVKQFNPKNPKSLALRTHSQTSGWSLTEQDPYNNIARTCIEAMGAVLGHTQSLHTNALDEAIALPTDFSARIARNTQIYLQEETNICKSVDPWAGSYYVEFLTHELAHKAWKLIQEIEELGGMAKAIETGVPKMRIEEASARKQARIDSKNDTIVGINKYRLKKEDPIDILDVDNTAVREAQLIRLKKLKEERNEQEVQQALDAITKCAEDGKGNLLELAIEAAKKRATLGEISYACEKIAGRYKAVIRSISGVYSSESKDDMEYKKAKELADKFAKKEGRQPRIMIAKMGQDGHDRGAKVVSTGYADIGFDVDIGPLFQTPAEAAKQAVENDVHVLGVSSLAAGHKTLVPQVIKELKKLGREDIMIIVGGVIPPQDYQFLYDCGVVGIFGPGTSVSTAAIKILQILLDNTD from the coding sequence ATGAGACCAGATTTTAAAAATATAGATTACAGAACACATATAAATTCAAAATTATCAGCAAAAGAATGGGAAGAAAAAAACAATATTAAGGAAAATTGGAATACTCCCGAGCAAATAGCTGTTAAAAATGTTTTTACAAAAGATGATTTACTTGGAATGGAACACCTTGACTATGCCGCAGGTATTCCTCCGTATCTTCGCGGACCATACTCTTCAATGTATGTTATGCGTCCATGGACAATCAGACAATATGCGGGATTTTCGACTGCTGAAGAATCAAATGCTTTTTACAGAAGAAATCTTGCTGCCGGACAAAAAGGACTCTCAATAGCTTTTGACTTACCTACACACCGAGGCTATGACTCTGACCATGAAAGAGTTGTCGGAGACGTTGGCAAAGCAGGAGTTGCTATTGATTCTATCTTAGATATGAAAATACTTTTTGATCAAATTCCTTTGGATAAAATGTCGGTTTCAATGACAATGAACGGAGCTGTTTTACCGATTATGGCATTCTACATTCTTGCAGGCTTAGAACAAGGAGTAAAACTCGAACAATTAAACGGAACCATTCAAAATGACGTACTTAAAGAGTTTATGGTTCGTAATACTTATATCTATCCTCCCGGATTTTCAATGAAAATTATTGCTGATATTTTTAAATTTACATCTAAAAAAATGCCAAAGTTCAATTCTATCAGTATTTCAGGCTATCACATGCAAGAAGCCGGAGCAACTGCTGATATCGAATTGGCTTATACACTGGCAGATGGGCTGGAATATCTTCGTACTGGTGTTAATGCAGGCTTAGATATTGATATTTTTGCTCCAAGATTGTCATTCTTTTGGGCAATTGGAATGAATCATTTTATGGAAATTGCTAAAATGCGTGCTGCAAGATTACTTTGGGCAAAAATTGTTAAACAATTTAATCCTAAAAATCCAAAATCACTTGCTTTAAGGACTCACTCACAAACATCAGGTTGGAGTTTGACAGAACAAGATCCTTATAATAATATTGCAAGAACTTGTATCGAAGCTATGGGAGCCGTACTTGGACATACACAATCATTACATACAAATGCTCTGGACGAAGCAATTGCATTGCCTACAGATTTCTCGGCACGAATTGCAAGAAACACACAAATTTATTTACAGGAAGAAACAAATATTTGCAAATCTGTTGACCCATGGGCAGGTTCTTATTATGTAGAATTTCTTACACATGAATTAGCACATAAAGCATGGAAATTAATTCAGGAAATTGAAGAACTTGGCGGTATGGCAAAAGCAATTGAAACAGGTGTGCCAAAAATGAGAATTGAAGAAGCTTCTGCACGAAAACAAGCACGAATTGATTCAAAAAATGATACAATAGTGGGTATAAATAAATACCGTCTCAAAAAAGAAGACCCTATTGATATTTTAGATGTTGATAATACAGCCGTTAGAGAAGCTCAGTTAATAAGATTAAAAAAACTTAAAGAAGAAAGAAACGAACAGGAAGTACAACAAGCATTAGATGCAATAACAAAATGTGCAGAAGATGGAAAAGGTAATTTGCTTGAATTAGCGATTGAAGCAGCAAAAAAACGTGCTACTTTAGGGGAAATTTCATATGCCTGTGAAAAAATTGCAGGTAGATACAAAGCTGTTATTCGTTCAATTTCAGGTGTTTATTCATCAGAATCAAAAGATGATATGGAATATAAAAAAGCTAAAGAACTTGCAGATAAATTTGCAAAAAAAGAAGGTCGTCAACCAAGAATTATGATAGCAAAAATGGGACAAGATGGCCACGACAGAGGTGCAAAAGTTGTTTCAACAGGTTATGCAGATATAGGTTTCGATGTAGATATTGGACCATTATTTCAGACTCCTGCAGAAGCAGCTAAACAAGCTGTTGAAAACGATGTACATGTTCTTGGTGTTTCAAGCCTTGCAGCAGGACATAAAACCTTAGTGCCACAAGTTATTAAAGAACTGAAAAAACTAGGAAGAGAAGATATAATGATAATTGTTGGTGGTGTTATTCCTCCTCAAGATTACCAGTTTTTATATGATTGTGGTGTTGTTGGGATTTTTGGTCCGGGCACTTCAGTATCAACAGCAGCAATTAAAATATTACAAATATTGCTTGATAATACTGATTAA
- a CDS encoding acyl-CoA mutase large subunit family protein: MSDNKNINRLFNEFPPVSTKDWETKINQDLKGADYEKKLVWKTLEDINVKPYYRSEDLENLKHLEFFPGDFPFIRGNKTDNNDWYIRQDIIVDNANDANKKALKILNRGVNSIGFVFNNFETFSKNDFNKLLNDIHINSIEINFIAGHYSVEILRWLIEKIKNEKLNPDEIIGSVDFDTIGVLTLKGNFCKSDEFSFNYAKELIEIGKELPNFKNIVIHGDYFHNSGSSIVQELGFSLAVGCEYLYQLTKRGISIDDIAPKFKFQFAVGSNYFMEIAKLRAARMLWAKIIECFSPCCQEKAKMNIHCETSQWNKTIYDPYVNMLRSTTESMSAALAGTDSLTVLPFDKAYSEPSDFSERIARNTQIVLKEEAYFNKVIDPSAGSYYIEKLTDSIVEQSWKLFCEVEENGGYVEAFKKGFIQNEIKKITQKRDLNIATRKEIFLGTNQFPNFDETLKIEIPDSVIIPKSAKAENAITEPLIPYRGTQAFEILRQKTEKSGKRPKTFMFTYGNLAMRKARATFSCNFFACAGFEVVDNSGFKTIDEGIKASIDNKADIVVICSSDDEYKEIVPEIYNKLKDKAIIVVAGYPKNIVDELKSKGIKNFIHVKSNILETLSDLQKQLGIK, translated from the coding sequence ATGTCAGATAATAAAAATATTAATCGTTTGTTTAATGAGTTCCCTCCTGTTTCAACAAAAGATTGGGAAACAAAGATTAATCAGGATTTAAAAGGTGCTGATTATGAAAAAAAACTAGTTTGGAAAACATTAGAAGATATAAATGTTAAACCTTATTATCGTTCCGAAGATTTGGAAAATTTAAAACATCTTGAATTTTTTCCCGGTGATTTTCCTTTTATAAGGGGAAATAAAACAGACAATAATGATTGGTATATCCGTCAGGACATTATTGTTGATAATGCAAACGATGCGAACAAAAAAGCCTTAAAAATACTAAATAGAGGTGTTAATTCAATTGGTTTTGTATTTAATAACTTTGAAACATTTTCAAAAAATGATTTTAATAAATTACTTAATGATATTCATATTAACAGTATTGAAATAAATTTTATAGCAGGACATTATTCAGTTGAAATTCTGAGATGGTTAATTGAAAAAATAAAAAACGAAAAACTTAATCCTGATGAAATTATTGGCTCTGTTGATTTTGACACGATTGGAGTACTAACTTTAAAAGGAAATTTCTGCAAATCAGACGAATTTTCTTTTAACTATGCAAAAGAATTAATTGAAATAGGAAAAGAATTGCCAAATTTTAAAAATATTGTGATACATGGTGATTATTTTCATAATTCAGGTTCTTCAATTGTTCAGGAGCTCGGATTTAGTCTTGCTGTTGGTTGTGAATACTTATATCAACTTACAAAAAGAGGTATTTCAATTGATGATATTGCTCCGAAATTTAAATTTCAATTTGCTGTTGGTTCAAACTATTTTATGGAAATTGCCAAATTAAGAGCTGCCAGAATGCTTTGGGCAAAAATAATTGAATGTTTTTCTCCTTGTTGTCAAGAAAAAGCAAAAATGAATATTCACTGTGAGACTTCGCAATGGAATAAAACTATTTATGACCCTTATGTTAATATGTTGCGTTCAACTACTGAATCAATGTCTGCTGCATTGGCTGGTACAGATTCATTAACAGTTTTACCATTTGACAAGGCTTATTCTGAACCATCTGATTTTTCTGAAAGAATCGCAAGAAATACACAAATCGTTCTTAAAGAAGAAGCATACTTTAATAAGGTTATTGACCCTTCTGCAGGTTCGTATTACATCGAAAAACTTACAGATTCAATTGTCGAACAATCATGGAAGTTGTTTTGTGAAGTTGAGGAAAATGGCGGATATGTTGAAGCATTTAAAAAAGGATTTATCCAAAATGAAATAAAAAAAATAACACAAAAAAGAGATTTGAATATTGCTACAAGAAAAGAAATATTTCTTGGAACAAATCAATTCCCTAATTTTGATGAAACTTTAAAAATAGAAATACCCGACTCGGTTATTATTCCAAAATCAGCTAAAGCTGAAAATGCAATTACCGAACCCCTAATTCCATACAGAGGAACTCAAGCTTTTGAAATATTAAGGCAAAAAACCGAAAAAAGTGGTAAACGTCCTAAAACATTTATGTTTACATATGGTAATCTTGCTATGAGAAAAGCAAGAGCAACATTTTCCTGTAACTTTTTTGCTTGTGCAGGTTTTGAAGTTGTTGATAATTCAGGGTTTAAAACAATTGACGAAGGTATTAAAGCATCAATTGATAATAAAGCTGATATTGTTGTAATTTGCAGTTCAGACGATGAATACAAAGAAATAGTTCCTGAAATATATAATAAACTTAAAGATAAAGCAATAATTGTAGTAGCAGGATATCCAAAAAATATAGTTGATGAGTTAAAATCTAAAGGAATTAAAAACTTTATTCATGTTAAATCAAATATTCTTGAGACTTTATCAGATTTACAAAAACAATTGGGAATAAAATAA